A window from Streptomyces subrutilus encodes these proteins:
- a CDS encoding MFS transporter, which yields MTTSYPAAAAPTAPDAAHPAASTTASTTARGAAPAPARRLTPLAALVAVSGISSLGMAMTLVAVPWFVLQSTGSGTSTGLVAAAEVVGLLCSAVLAGPVVDRLPVRTASVAADLLTALAISLIPLLHARDALPLPVLIALVFLVGAARGPADTSKQLLLTDAMARAGVSAERATGCVEGARRIGLMAGAPLAGLLIATVGPVRTLCADMAAMLLCAALVAVLVPAAARRPLPAADGGGAGSYGAQLRVGLGRLRRDRLLGAMTAVLLLTNALDGALNGVLYPAYGTRVLGSSALFGAMVTAVGTGALLGAALYGWAGHRMPRRAVFVGAFVLVGAVRCAALAAEPRLPVLLAVLALSGIGSGIVGPLMMSVAYERVPGDVRGRVFGLLLACALAATPLGMLGAGVVLDAWGLVAALLGTGAVYLAVTLVPLVFPVWRELDVRAAPEADAEREAPGKREECEVPGPSTAREGAPAGAP from the coding sequence ATGACGACCTCGTACCCCGCGGCCGCGGCCCCGACGGCCCCGGACGCAGCGCACCCGGCCGCGTCCACCACCGCGTCCACCACCGCGCGCGGCGCCGCCCCGGCGCCGGCGCGCCGCCTCACCCCGCTGGCCGCCCTGGTGGCGGTCTCCGGGATCTCCTCCCTCGGCATGGCGATGACCCTGGTCGCCGTGCCCTGGTTCGTCCTGCAGAGCACGGGCAGCGGCACCAGCACGGGGCTCGTCGCCGCAGCCGAGGTGGTGGGGCTGCTGTGCTCCGCCGTGCTCGCGGGCCCGGTGGTCGACCGGCTGCCCGTCCGCACCGCGAGCGTCGCGGCCGACCTGCTGACGGCGCTGGCCATCAGCCTGATCCCGCTGCTGCACGCCCGGGACGCCCTGCCGCTGCCCGTCCTGATCGCCCTGGTCTTCCTGGTGGGCGCCGCCCGCGGGCCGGCCGACACCTCGAAGCAGTTGCTGCTGACGGACGCCATGGCCCGCGCCGGGGTGAGCGCGGAACGGGCCACCGGCTGCGTCGAGGGCGCCCGCCGGATCGGTCTGATGGCCGGTGCGCCGCTGGCGGGCCTGCTCATCGCGACCGTGGGCCCGGTGCGCACGCTGTGCGCGGACATGGCGGCCATGCTGCTGTGCGCGGCGCTGGTGGCCGTCCTCGTGCCGGCGGCCGCTCGCCGTCCGCTCCCGGCCGCCGACGGCGGTGGGGCGGGCTCGTACGGGGCGCAACTGCGCGTCGGGCTGGGCCGGTTGCGGCGCGACCGGCTGCTGGGGGCGATGACGGCGGTACTGCTGCTGACCAATGCCCTGGACGGCGCCCTGAACGGGGTGCTCTACCCGGCGTACGGGACCCGGGTGCTCGGCAGCAGCGCCCTGTTCGGCGCGATGGTGACGGCCGTGGGGACCGGGGCGCTGCTCGGTGCGGCGCTGTACGGGTGGGCGGGCCACCGGATGCCGCGCCGCGCGGTGTTCGTCGGCGCCTTCGTGCTCGTCGGGGCGGTGCGGTGCGCGGCGCTGGCCGCCGAGCCCCGGCTGCCGGTGCTGCTGGCCGTGCTGGCCCTGTCCGGGATCGGGTCGGGGATCGTGGGGCCGCTGATGATGTCGGTGGCCTACGAGCGGGTGCCCGGGGACGTGCGGGGCCGGGTGTTCGGGCTGCTCCTCGCGTGCGCCCTGGCCGCGACCCCGCTGGGGATGCTGGGCGCGGGCGTGGTGCTGGACGCCTGGGGCCTGGTCGCGGCGCTGCTGGGCACCGGGGCGGTGTACCTCGCGGTGACGCTGGTCCCGCTGGTGTTCCCGGTCTGGCGGGAGCTGGACGTCCGGGCGGCGCCGGAGGCGGATGCGGAGCGGGAAGCGCCGGGGAAACGAGAGGAATGCGAGGTTCCGGGGCCTTCGACCGCCCGCGAAGGGGCTCCCGCCGGAGCGCCCTGA